CAagtggttttaaaaaacttatctttttggTTTTATAAAATAAGTACTTAGCGGAAaagatagaaatagaaataaaaaaagcaaGAACTCGATcggttacttagttcggagccttcggcgactcctactccaggaTCCACGATCCCGTAAACCATATCAATGAACAATTCACTATAATCCTCTTCCGGAACTATCGGAAGAGAGAAATGAGTACAATAAAAAAGTTAGGacaagtgtaacacgctacatTTTCCTTTGTataaaaattaagtacaaaataaaacttcgttacccaacacttgtaGATGATCAGATTAAGCTCGGTGTTGAACGTCTCCTCAGCAGTAGTTAGGCGCAGTCATAGCAGAGCAGTAGGACAAAATCGAAGCAGTCGAAACATCGCACAAACGCATAGAAGCTCGTAGAGGAACTCAaccgaaggcgccttctaagctctcaaaggcgccttccatctgcTGAAAACACTTAGGTAATGTTCACCCAAGACATTTTTATACTCCTTTcgccctgcaaaatgtgttagtccaacacaAAATATTTaacttgcaaaataaagttagcacaataaaaataagcagtttagtaattagattctgtctctccgagaccaggatctagttgttggaaccccaaggtgttttgatgtgatcaaacaagttaaattaggtcctgtttggtttaacccttgtgtctaagtgtgcaggagcttaggagcacaggaagtcgagtggaagacgcggttagcgagaaggacggcacggggagagagccgaggggctcggtgcgtccgagggacaagatgCCTCAGAAGactacaccggtggacgagaagaacgtacgcgacgttcgagggaaccccaaacagtgctataaatatagcactgattctCACAGTTAAATTAATTCACTTGTAATCCAATTCTCTGTGCTATACTTTTCTGTTTGTGTTGTTAATGCTGTAAGAGGTTGCTCCACCCAAAGGAGAACTTCAGATAGCGTcatattctccttggattagcaatcttctgattgcaaaccaaataaCTCCTTTGTATCTACTTTCTTTTAATTATGCTCTTTGCTTTTTATTTACAAGtgttttttatttagttataagcCGAGAAAGAGTTGGtttatttttcagggcaattcacccctcccctcttgtcggcctccaaagggaccaacaagttgtatcagagcgatgatgcttcagaaggactaaccgccaaccgaAGCAAAAGAACCAATGGTCGGActaagcatcgttccaccaaaattcgagggagatttCATACACTGGaaacgtcgtatggaggtatttctgaaaatcgatttcgaaattcgtttaataataaaatatggttttgtagctctgacgaatcaaaatggagaagaaaaagaagaaagtcttTGAACGAAGAAGGATCAAAATGATTTTGTAGCGAATAACCGAGCGGAGTATCACTTGTTGAGCATGCTGCCAccgcaagaagtcaaccgcatcggaaactactcgtcggccaaagaactttaggaaaacttcctagaactccacgaaggcacatccgaagccaagctcgcaagaagagatatacttcggaacaaactgatAAATATTCgtctggaaagaggtgagaaagtagctgatctacatgcaaaggtaaaagagttaattaccggactcgagaacctcggtgaaatgataaccaaccgggacaccataccctacacactcaacgcctttcccagaactctGGAATGGACTTcgataatcgacgcctactacatttcaaaagacctagaggttagtaccctagaggaattattttctactcttgaattatatgaaaccagatgtgcagagacaacaaaggaatcaagccagattatggcgctaaatgcaaccaagaaggatgaacccaagTCAGACTTAGAAAAAgatcaagaagcgtatatggtaaggaatttttaaaaattctttcgatctaataaatttaaagaaatgcagaataagaataatccaagaaatagaagaatggttcattgctaccagtgtcaaaaggaaggacacttaaaagaggattgcccagaactcaagaaagataaagtcaagatacccaagaagcacaaggatctaaaagcaacttgggacgacacttcatcatctgaatccgaagtacaagaatatgccagactagcactgatggtgagctatgaagggcaaaaTACATTGGAACCCAACATCAATGAAGGgagagcgacttcagatgaatgcagcaaaatagggggagagtcaggcttcaaatctgatatggtaagtgaggtatgcctcttacctcctgatcagctttattttggaattaagtctatggcaaaatccatgttcaaattaaaaagtaaaaatctcaaattaaaaaataaaattttagaaataaaaagaattttggcaaaatcttgtctaatagaagactttgaaaaagtaaaatttggaaatgataaattaaaaaaaaatagaaaacttgaaaaattctgtttgttcaaatatttcttcttttagaaattatagagaattaaattggtactataggtttcacaaaaaccaaatcagaaaaatatcaaaggtttatattcctaaaaaatacctaattaaccctgtaggaaggaacctctattggattccaaaaacctgtttaatttaaatttaaaattagacttagcattttcagcaagaaaattaaacatttaatttctttttaaggctttgtctagaaagtggttgttgttccaataaccaagaaggcctagtgcatcgccactgcttggaagccaagtattgaaatgaaaagtttaattgactaactgaaaaagtattaatttgaaatgctttaaagggttactcaatttgttttagacaattctcaaaaatatttatgtttgcaaAAACATAgagaaattttctaatttttttaaaattatttttaactcagaatttttttttacatagaAACTTTTTACAACTCTTAACActtattaaaatttcttctaaaagtttcacttagaaaaaatcaatattatttctgTTAAAATATGTTATTCTGTTGCACAAAATGTTATGTTTAACTAAGAAAATCAAATttctttttacttagaaattttcatacttagattttttttaacacttaaaatttcctaatttattgcaaattatttttaaaaaattaaccttAAACTTGTTAAAGAAcctcattttttttatgtgatcaaaggggaagaagaatgTTAAGCTTAGGGGGAGGTGtattcaaaatttttcattgaaaaatcttacttacacttatttgcaaaattatttatttctacattatgtttgttttaccatagcttaacttgggttgctcacatcaaaaaaggggagattgttggaactccaaggtatttgatgtgatcaaacaagttaagttaggtcatgtttggtttaacccttgtgtatAAGTATACAGGGGTTtaagagcataggaagtcgagcggcaGACGCGATTAGTGAGAAgaacgacacggggagagagccgacgggctcggttcatccgagggacgaggtgccgcggaagagtacatcggtcaACGAGAAAaacgtacacgacgttcgagggatgagaaatccgggaggaaggctgctcgaggagaaggttggaagttgggttcgagtgagccctattccagatggccgagatcacccaagctagcggagccagagcgaaagacccagaccgaggcgagctgaaccggagcagaggtcccaaacacaaaaagtcaaccggagttgacattgggggtctaggcgcccggaaaccttccaggcgctcggaacagtccggggcgcttggaacccttccgagcgcccggaccgagtttttatccagatcgcggtcaaaccGCGATCCGTGTGAAAGGGATAAAATtgtatcccccagggcgcccggaacccttccaagtgccctgaacagtgctataaatatagcactgattctCATTGTTAAATAAATTCACTTGTAATCCAATTCTCTGTGCTATACTTTTCTGTCTATGATGTTAACGCTGtcagaggctactccgcccaaaagagatcttcagatagtgcgtcatattctccttggattagcaatcttctgattgcaaaccaagtaactctgtTGTGTCTactttcttttaattagtttctttgctttttatttacaagtgttctttatttagttataagccaagaaagggttgatttatttttcagggcaattcacccctcctatCTTGcaagcctccaaagggaccaacactagtaagggtctcaatttaggttttcgaaataaaCCTAAATTGTATAGGTCCTTGGTCGGCCgattagaggggggtgaatttccTAAAATTGCAAACAaaccctttctcgatctttgaACTAAGTTAGATAAACACTTATTTATAAATTGAaagtaaatgcataaaataaagatAGAGACAAgaaatatttacttggtttgcaatcagaggattgctaatttaAGGTAAATGTGGCTTACTAAAATCTCCTTCTTTCAAAgacagagtagcctcttataatGTCGAAAGTGTAGAAAAGTAAAGAACAGAACTAGAAGTTGAAGCACAGAATTCGTTTAAAAGTGTTGTTCTAAACTACTGagactagggctctatttatagtctactgGTCGAATATGATCGTTTGCTGACATGACAACTTTGGGCGCTTGGAAGGGGATCGGGTGCttgggtgtggataaaactttatccacgtcgcAATGGTTCAgcaaagataaaatttatctaGTCAGGGTGCTCGGATTCCTACACTCACGTAGACTCCTGCGGAGGCGCCCTGGACCGCCTAGGGctttctgggcgcccggatcagtCCAAGCGCCTAGACAGTCAACAACCTATTCACTGTCTATTTTTCCTCCATTCCTACTCCATTagtttgggtgatttcagccatccggaatagggttcacccgaacccattttccgaccttctcctcgagcaagcttccgctccggcttctcatcccttgaaaatgccgcacgcttccttcttgtctgctagcatactctttcgcaacacctcatccctcagaagcACTGATCCCGTcaactctctctcgtgtcgtccttctctctagctacgtctttcgctcgacttcctatgctcctaagttcctgtacacttagacataaggcatcaaacaaacacaggacctaacttgacttagttgatcacatcaaaatcacaaCGGGGTACTTACAAATTGGACCTGCACCTAAAATCCCAAATTGGGACTTGTTCTCACTGGATCACTCTCTTctaatgacttaccttacttatctTGCAAAATCGTTTGACTCTACCTctatccaccaggtcttcccattaGTTGTCAGGTTCGCAGATCGAACTGGACTTCGGCTAGCTGCCAGCTCCCATGGATTCAGCTGGACTTTCCGTCAGATATCGGGTCACtgcttgacctatttggacttttacACCAGCTATTAGGCCCtctagacctagctggatttaaGCTTGATATCAGACAAGTcaagtcctacacacttggtagatAAGGTTAGATCAACTAtgcatctaactttaatccatttgtcattcattaaaacttagttttgatcCTTTGTCTCAAATGCACCAACAGCTTTGACGAAGATGAGTTGCAGTGGAATACTTGAAGTAAAGAACTCTCCAATGCTAatacgaggatttacttggtatccacctccttgaggtgactaatcgaaGGATTTAGCCCTCTCTTATACATACACTATAAAAGAGCTCCTTTTCAGAAATAATCTAgaggtggagaagtctcgtacaaactTAGAAAAAAATACAACTTGAAACAAGGAAACAAATGTAAATACAAATTGAAACATGACTTAGCACTTTGAACCTTTATTTGCTTGAGCTTTTCTTGCCTTAGAATGCCTTTTGAAGGTAAGAAATACAGTAAAACTTGTCTCCTCTAAATCTCAAGAACTGCAGTCGAAAGCTCTATGGAGAACGGTTACAAAATAACCTTTTCTAGGGTTACCTCGAGCGCCTGAATCACTTAAGAATCTCCTAAGTGATTATAACGTCAACAACCTGCTAAGAACGGTTATATTTTTTAAACCTAAGCAATTATCCCAAACGCTTAAGAGGGGCAGAATCGATTAGCCTGATTGATTCCGCTTCCTTATGCTTAGCCTGCTCGATTTCGCTTCCTGCTTAATCGCTGACCACAGCTGAAGCGATTAAGGTAATCGCTTCAACACCTTTCTATTCTTCACAGAAAGGATCTTAAGCgatcaccttgatcatttaaggCCTACTAAATTGCTTTCCCTAAGCAATTCAACACCCTTCTATTCATTCACAATTTTGGGCCTTAAGTGATTAAGCTCTGCCAAACCGACTGTCTCAATCAATTTAgcaaccctaggtcctaaacCCGAGTCCTAGGGTTCCCTCTCCTAATATtcgatcaaccgtgacctattaggATTCCTctatcaagtgtctggtcaaaatttgagccacttggactttccatctcgtggcaagtgtctggtcaacatttgacccacttggactttctaatcacCAGGTGTCCTATCAATCGTTGACCCACCTAGACTTTCTAatcaccaggtgtctggtcaaccgcTGACTCACCTAAACTTTTCAatcaccaggtgtctggtcaactgctgacccacttggactttccactgcctggcttcactcactacgaCTTCtcatcttcctagcttcactcaccagaactttccaactgtttatcttcactcacaaggactttccaactacttatttttactcactaggactttctcactacctgacttcactcaccaagactttccaactgtctgactttactcaccaggactttctcattatctagctttactcactagggcttttcaattgcttggctttactcaccaagattttctcacTACTCAACTTCACTCGCTGGGACTTCCTTACTGCCcaactttactcaccaagacttttcataccaagtgttcggtcaacattGATCCACTTAGTTTTTTTCTTCTGCCAATCATCCCGTTGTTCTTGCTCTTACTTAACCTCCAATTAAAACTTTCCcgatcaagtatctggtcaacattGACTTACTTAACTAGTACTCTTTCACTTCAAATTGGTTAACCTTTGATCAGAGGAGACTTAGTACCAATATTCTCCCTAATAGATAATTGTATTtacaatcttcatatattatcaaaaatcaaatttgaatcaaatagatcaatttTGATCCATAAACAAATTGCACCAACTAAATATTCTCTAAGAGATTTAAAGTAACTCAAACTTCCTATATTAGTTTataaaaattcataataaaatataGATCACCCTGATCTATATTattctataaaaataatattttataaaaaaaaaatatttttttttaaaaatatgattcatcatagagttttaattaaacctatTGCTTAAGCGTGTGCATTAATTTTAGagtatttataataaaatattttgaattgcAGGAAagttaattttttctttaaaaaatatttcttagtgcttctttaattttttttcctaaaaaaacAAAGGGATAGCtaagaaaatgaaatgaaatataAGAAAATGCTAATTGTTTTAATGGAAAAGGAAATTGAATTTAGCAATTATACATGCATTAATTTTCGTTTTTGGTAACTTACCATCCAGGAAATTATTGAAAATTAGCAACAAAatcttcaaagccttccatggaTCTTCCAAGTGCACTAATTTTTCTTTGTTTGGAAAGTTACTATAAAATCAAATGAAATCTAGCAATCAAAGCTTCCCTCTTTTCCCTATGGCGGGAGATGTGTTTAAACTTTAAATCTGAATGATAGGTTAAATCGAAAAACACTCATCGTCAAATTGATTCATAGCAAATAATAAGACACTTCAAGTGACCTAAATTTGTGATTTTAAAACATAAACTAGTATTGGTATCAAATGATCATGCGTTTGACCTTAATAATTAGTTGTAATTGGTCGAGTaatgataatatttttaaattctccccttTGGAATCtcgttaaaatattttttaaaaattctaaaaataatcagAACATCAAAAATATATGTTACTTTTAGAACACcagatttatttaaatatttaagaaaaaaTGAACCGAATCAGTACAAAGAGAAAGATTATACACTAAATAATAACATTAAGAAGCAACACTATAAAGGAACTAGCTGAAAATTTTTACAAAGCCTTCCTAAACTCTATttttttcatatatattttttaccttcatttttaatttttttttcatacaaaaaaaaatctatctTCTTGATTAATCAGTTTCCGTAATTTCTATTTATACCAATTCTCCCATTTAAAAGTTCATTCGAGATCGTTCTCTCCTCGTTCCTTCTCCTTCGAGAATAAAAGAAGACACAAACAGGGAGAGAGGGAGTTTGAGCACGTTTTCTTCTCtctgttttttatttttctttttttatcataaatttcAGGGGATTGATTGATTAATTATGGCGTTAGATTTTGTTGCAGGTTGAAGAAGAATGGATCGTCTTCCTCCTTCGCACCTGGCTCGTGTTAGCAATGATCAAAGACTGCAGCAATCCAATGTCGATGAGGAGGTCAAGAACACTAACAACAGTAGCAACGAGGGGAGTAGCAGCGGCGGCGGAGAGGCCGGAGTGCAGAGCCAGAGGAAGCGCGGCCGGCCGCCGGGATCCAGGAACAAGCCTAAACCGCCTGTGGTCATCACGCGCGACAGCGCCCACGCGGTGCGTGCGCACGTGATGGAGGTGGCCGCCGGCCACGACATCGTCGAGAGCGTCGCCGAATTTGCGCGGCGCCGTCAGGTCGGCGTCAGCTTGATCAGCGGCCGTGGGACCGTCTCCGACGTGACCGTCAGCGGGCCGGCCGGCGTCGTGATGCCGCTGCGTGGCCGGTTCGACATCGTCTCGCTCTCGGGGTTGGTCCTGCCGTCGTCGTCTCTGCCCGCGGCGTCATGGCTGACGGTGTACTTGGGCAGCGTGCAAGGGCAGCTGGTGGGCGGGAGCGTGGTGGGGCCGATGGTGGCGGCGACGCCGGTGATGATCATGGCCTCCTCGTTCGGGAACGCCGCCTACGAGAGGCTGCCTCTGATGCCGGAGGAGCCGCCTGATCAAGACATCCGCCCGTTGCAGGGTCCGTCGCCGGCGCTTCCTCCGGTGCCGCAACAATTGGTAGGCGGCGCGAACAACCCCCCGCCGTTTCATGGGCACCTGCCGCAGCTGCTGAGTCTGATCAACAACACcaacaccaccaccaccaccaccaccaatcaGAACATCCTACCGTCGCCGGCCGACGACGAGTTCCGATCTTGGGGAAAAGCACAGAATCACTAATTTGACGGAAATAGTGATTCGATTATATGTTAATGATGATtttattgtttgttttaaatataCTCAAGTATGCTTAACTATGTTTAAATGTTTAAGGTCAGTTTTAAGTTTGGATGAAAATGTTCAAGTGTTACATTAAAATATAAACAGTTGATACTACATAGAGAATAACGTTTAGACCATAAATCTTAAATCGGCATGTTTAATTGAAAATTATTATTGTAATCTTGGTTATCTATCGTTATTTAATCTTGTTTAATTCAAATGACATTAGATTATGAGGTAATGAAGCATATCTATATTAATAGTAAGATACATTCGTGCAAAATGAAAAGACTATTCTAGAAAGTCGAGGAGGAAAAGTTTCTAATCCTTGATAATTACAGGATTTAGACATTGATTTAATCATTGTCAGAGTATCCCAAGATAGTAGCACACCATATATGGGGGTCTCTGAAGGGCATACCTTATATGCAGAGTTGTGTGTGAGGCTATTTCACCATGTGAAGCAAGAGGATCCTAAAGAATTTGAGAAAGATCCATAAGAGAATTCGAATATAGACCAAATTAATGGAGAATCCTAGAGTTGACCTACCTAAGATTGGAAGAAGAATTTGTCGTCGGAAGAATAATCATACACGAATCAAAAAGCTTTTCAAAGTTTCACGAACCAAAACCCTCTgtttgctcttgatgctctctcttGATCTCACACCTTTCACCAATTGCCTTGACACCCTTTTATAAGAGGAAAATGACTATTTCCctacctccattaatggaggataGTGAGAGGGCCGGAAGATGAAGGAGAGGAGGTGTCCGTTCACCTTCTTAATTCCAACATATCTCATTCGTCTAAGTTAATTCATAAAGATTATTTAGTCACAAAAATCATGTAAAAATATTCAATTCATACTTTAGGAAAAATAATTCGTACAACAACAAACACACTGAGCAATTACTACTAAAAAAGTCGTTACACCTAACTTAGCTACTCTATCAATCGAATCAGAGACGTAAATAACTTACTTTTACCCGAGATTATATTATtcacatcaatatgaacatctctaatctctcgtaatgactattatgtcgagAGCatattcaacatctccaatcaatacaattatttacaatcacattttaagtatttaacaaaaaaatataattggtCAACCAATGAATAAATATCAAAGATGTAAATCAATAttgatcttcctttttagctagaatctattcattctaacgAGTTGTTTTCCTAATTATgatccatagaccgaatcatccatagtcaataggaaacatgctaaggTAGCGGACACTAAtagaacttcaagtagatagctaaatagtcacttagggtaagattgagttaacttataatctcaaaagtctcacatagtagagaagctaGGATTCATTCTTCTATACCCTTATTGTCATCATAATACATGTGGTATAAATCACATGTTACAATATTTTTCTCTTTAtcaaaaagagtgcatgttttttCTCAGAATTTAATCTCATATAGATTttaatctagacatacctaatatctaatcctgaattcaacttaTGAATTTCAATCTGACCTTTAGCAGATTCAGTAAATTGttggttcatttacttcgatcatcaTTAATACATAAATGATCATATTTTGATACAATTATCAAGACGACCCCGACTTATGAGTATAAATTGTCTCATAAAtaatggtcttacctctatttatatttaacaaatagagatgattatcCATATAAGTGGACTTAATCTCAATCTGCTAACATGTTCACCAAAACTTTTATCCAAAATGTAACagcaacatatacactgaatagattattacatttttatatatttactatGTGTTACATTTTACAAAATCTCAAAGATTTCACAtgtccttgaaatgactctttgaTCAATAACTTTGATCAACACTTGTGAGCTTccatttctagtttagcttctctttttgcactttcactgctgtaagatgTTTATCtacctgaaggagatctttttagtaTGTGATTCGTTCCTTGTATTaataacctccttggttgtaaccaagtcaagtctgtgAGCCTCTTCTATTGGTTTATTGCTttcaattttatgcaagtgtttaagttataagttcaagAAGGGTATTTTGTGTTTGtttttttagggtttttcaaccccccccccttctagccagcccaacggtcccaacaagtggtatcagagccaggatgcttcaggaggactaaccgccgatcgaagcactgaatcaatggtcggaccaagcatatacctgctgaagttcgaaggggaattcactagctggaaaaagcgaatgcagatattttttaaaactgactttgaattacttttaataatgaagttagGTTTTGTAGCACTCGAAGGTAAGGAggaatatcagtggacgaaaaaggagcagactgactacgtggcaaatgacaaagcaaagtttcatctgctaagcgtccttccgccacaagaagtcaaccggatcggcacctacaactcagcaaaggaactttgggagaagttccttgagctacatgaagggacgtccaaagccaagctcgcgagacgaaatttacttcgtaaccagctcaccaacctgcaaTTCGGAGAGGGTGAAACCATTGCGCATCTCCATttgaggattaaggagctcatcaccatactctcgaatctcggagaaaaggtaagtaaccgagattcgctaaggtacgctcttaatgccttccctaggaacacaaaatgggcatcactagtagacgCTTTTTATATATCGAAAGACTTAGAAACTatttccttagaagaattatttttcacatttgaagtgcatgaatcgagatgtgcaggtacgaaggagacgaagcacaacatcaccctcaaagcaacatcgagagacgaaccaaagtcagagtcttctctcgacgatgaggaactggtaatgatggtaaggcgctttaagaaattatgtaaatctagaaaaactaaccatccgcagggtagaaagaaaaggacgatccgatgctaccactgcaatgaagaaggacacatcaaggacaactgccccaagctaagaaacaaggacaaaggaaagaagcttaTCTAACCGAACAAAttcaagacactaaaagcgacgtgggacgatacgtcgtatgaattggaagttgaggcttttctggacttgcattaatggcaagtcatcaagacgaggactatGATTCAAGCTCATTCGAAATgtgcatcgagagcatcgatgaagagggagctacgtcggaagaaagcagcagttcaggaagagacacggataacgagatcgacaaggtaagtcaggtacattctcttcctcccgataaattatttaagttcattaaattattaactaaagattgctgtaaatttgaaaaagagattaaaattttaaaattaattctagctaaatcttgctcattagaagagttagacaaagtaaaattagaaaatgaaaatttaaaaagacaagtaaataacttgaaaaatcatacatgttcatcaaatacaagctttagaaaattcactaatttaaattggtattatagatatcataagggacaaattaggaatatttcaaagaaatataccCCCAaaaaattcttagttaatccagttggttggaacctatatttttttttatgtgatcaaagggggagaaggaaaaggttaagtttagggggaggtagattacaatttttttattttttgtactttattgcaatattaattattttacttttatgtctatttaccctatcttaacttaagttgctcacatcaaaaaggaggagattgttagaacctcaagattgttttgatgtgatcaacaagttaagttaggtcctgtggtgttttagccttgtgtctaagtgtgtaggagcttaggagcacaggaagtcgagcaaaagacgcaggtagcgagaaggacggcacgggagagagccgacgagctcggtgcgtccgagggacgaggtgctgtggaagagtacgcgggtagatgagaaggaagcgcgcggcgttttcgagggacgagaagccagagcggaaggttgctcgagaagatcgaaattgggttcgggtgagccttatttcggttggttgaaatcacccaagcgagcggaaccggagcggaagacccggaccaaggc
The genomic region above belongs to Zingiber officinale cultivar Zhangliang chromosome 11A, Zo_v1.1, whole genome shotgun sequence and contains:
- the LOC122032794 gene encoding AT-hook motif nuclear-localized protein 18-like, encoding MDRLPPSHLARVSNDQRLQQSNVDEEVKNTNNSSNEGSSSGGGEAGVQSQRKRGRPPGSRNKPKPPVVITRDSAHAVRAHVMEVAAGHDIVESVAEFARRRQVGVSLISGRGTVSDVTVSGPAGVVMPLRGRFDIVSLSGLVLPSSSLPAASWLTVYLGSVQGQLVGGSVVGPMVAATPVMIMASSFGNAAYERLPLMPEEPPDQDIRPLQGPSPALPPVPQQLVGGANNPPPFHGHLPQLLSLINNTNTTTTTTTNQNILPSPADDEFRSWGKAQNH